The sequence ATTGGGTGAGCTATATCCTTGTATGGTCCGTTAGGTACCTTTCTTGAAGGCATTGCTACGAACAAACCTTCCTTGCCTTCGATAACCTTGATGTCGTGAACAACAAAAGCGTTGTCGAATGTAACTGAAGCTGTAGCTTTAAGGTTCAATCCTTCCTTAGTAACAAGTCTTACTCTTACGTCTGTGATTGTCATTTTCCATCCTCCTCGTTTAGCTAAAATATTTGCTTGCTTTTTGTCATAATATATATTATGATAATCATATAAGCATAAACATACACTAGCTTATATATATATTATACTAAAGAGTTGAAGATAATACAAGTACTTTTTGAAATTTTGGGAGGAAAAATGGGCTTTTTTTTGAAAAAACACAATATTGACAATATATTTTTCATAGGCATAGGCGGTATTGGTATGAGTGGTCTTGCAGAATTACTTATAGCGGAGGGCTGCAAGGTCAAGGGTACTGATACTGGTGAGAGCCAAATCATAGAAAGACTTAAGAAGATGGGTGCCGTTGTATACAACAAGCACGAGGCAAAGAACGTTGAGTCATCTAAGGTCGTTGTCTACACTGACGCAATACGTCCTGACAACCCTGAACTAATTAGAGCAAAGGAGCTTGGTCTTGAGATCTACGATAGAGCTTCCTTCCTTGGCGAAGTGATGAAGCTATATCCAAACTCAGTTTGCGTATCAGGAACCCACGGCAAGACTACAACTACGTCGATGATTGCCTCGATCACAACACATACACAGATGGACCCTACCATACTCCTAGGTGGTGAGCTTGACGAGATAGGTGGCAACATCAGAATCGGTAAAGGAAACATCATCATCAGTGAGGCGTGCGAGTACAAGGCAAACATACTTAAGTACAATCCAACTATGGCGATGATACTAAACATTGACGAAGACCACCTTGACTTCTACAAGAACATCGAAGACATCATCGCAACTTTCAAAAAGTATGCAGACGACGTACCATCAACAGGCTACGTTCTATATAACAAAGACGACGAGCATGTCCTTGAGGCGATAAAGGATGTCAAGGCAAAGACTATCAGCTTCGCGGTTGATGCAGACGCAGACTACAAGGCGGAGAACATCACCTATGATGAGAATGGCTGTGCGAACTTCGACCTTGTTCACAACAACCAAAAGACTGAGATCAAGCTAAGCATTCTAGGTAAGCATAACGTGTATAATGCACTTGCTGCCATTGCCATGGCAAACACTTACGGCGCATCACTTGAAGATATCAAAAAGTACATCTTATTATATACAGGAGTTCACAGACGTATAGAGACAAAGGGCTACATAGGCTCTGTGCGCATCATAGACGACTACGCCCACCACCCTACTGAGATCATGGCGACACTTGAAGCTGTGAAGAAGATGTCTAAAGGTAGAATCATAACTATATTCCAACCTCACACATACACAAGAACGCAAAAGCTATTGCAAGGCTTTGCAGAAGCGTTTAAGAGAAGCGATATAACCATCATCACGGACATCTACGCTGCCAGAGAGAAGGACACTAAGCTTGTGCACTCGAAGGACTTAATCAAGTCTATGAAGGAGCACGGCTACGACGCTATGTACATCTCGAAGTTTGAAGACATCGAAAACTACTTACTTGACAACCTTAGAGATAACGACATCATACTTACAGTTGGTGCAGGTAACATATACAAGCTTGGCGAGGATCTACTAAAAATTAAAGAAGGAAAGTAATATATAAGACAAGGCTCTCAGAGATGAGAGCTTTTTTTCTTTCTCTTGCTATGTAAATGATTCTAGAGGCTACATAGCAAGGCTTCTACTACAGGCCTCGCTATCAAATATTGAATTTTTTATATCACAAACGCTCTTAGTATAAAATTATCTTATGCTATGAATAAGAATTTTTCATTATAGGATTCTTATATTTCATTTACACTTTACTCTGTTTATGTTACAATTGAACAGGTGACAAATTTTAAAGGAGGTATGTAAATGCTTAATACATATTTAGCATTCAAACTAGAGCCTATCATCAAGGCTATCAATAGTGTATTATGGTCAAAGTTTTTGATGTATGCACTACTAGCTCTAGGTATATTCTACACTATATACTTAGGCTTCCCGCAGATCACTAAGATTGGTCTAGCGTTCAAGTACGCTTTTGGAGGACTTTTTAAGAAGAAAGACAAAACAGAAGTTAAAGACGGCGAAATAAAGGTAAACTCATTCCAAGCACTTGCTACAGCGATCGCTGCACAAGTTGGTACAGGTAACATAGGCGGTGTTGCTACTGCTGTTGCATCTGGTGGACCAGGCGCGATATTCTGGATGTGGGTTTCAGGTATACTTGGTATGTCAACTATATTTGCAGAGGCAGTTCTTGCTCAGCTTTACAGAGAAGAAAGAGACGGAGAGCCTGTCGGTGGACCTTCATACTACATTTCTAAAGGTTTAAAGTCTAAACCACTTGCAATTATATTCTCTATTACAATAATTCTTGCACTTGGCTTTGTAGGTAACATGGTTCAATCAAACTCAATCTCACTAGCTTTGTCAAAGGCGATAAATGTTAATGCACTATACATCGGTATTGCTCTTGCGGTTCTTGTTGGCTTCGTTATTATTGGTGGTCTTAAGAGAATCACGACTATGGCTGAGCTTATAGTTCCATTCATGGCAGTAATCTACATCATCGGCAGCGGCTTTATACTATATGTATACAGACATCACTTGCATCTAGTATTTAGGATGGTCTTCACTGAAGCTTTCTCTACTCAAGCAGTTGTCGGCGGTATGGCTGGTACTGTTATGAAGGAAGCTATCAAAAACGGTGTTGCAAGAGGCCTTTTCTCAAACGAAGCTGGTATGGGTTCAACTCCACACGCTCACGCAACTGCAAATGTTAAGGACCCTTGCATACAAGGTTTCGTTGCGATGGCAGGAGTTGTTGTAGACACTATCATCATCTGCTCAATCACTGCACTTGTAGTTATCGCCACAGAAGCACACTTCTCAGGCGAGCAATCAGTTGCCATCACGCAATATGCATTCAAAGCAGCCTTTGGTGAGCCAGGATCTATCTTCCTTGCAATCTCACTTATGTTCTTCGCCTTCACAACTATAGTTGGTTGGTACATGTTTGGCGAGATGAACATCCGCTACCTATTCAAAGGTAAGACAGCAATCAATGTATATAGAGTGCTTGTACTTATATGCATAGTTGTTGGCTCGGTATTCGGCGCATCAATCATTTGGGACCTTGCAGATACATTCAACGGTTTCATGGTTATTCCGAACCTTATCGCCCTATTCTTACTTGCACCACAAGTTAAGAAGGCATACAAAGGATATGTAGCTAAGAAAAAAGCTGGCGAATTAGATTAATTTTGTATATTGAAAGGCTCTCACCATAAGGTGAGAGCTTTTTTACGTGCAAAGAGCTAATATATAATTATAAAACTATTTGTCAAAATTTGCTTTTAATAGAGCTTCGAGGCTATCGTAGCCTTTGCAGTCAAGCTCAGTCATGTTAGCAGTGTAGTCGCCTTTTGAATCGATGACAAGGACTTTATTTTCCTTATCAAGCTTGTATTTAAAAGCAAAGATGCTGCTTAAGTAGTCTATGTCAAAGTAAAGAGTCTCACCCATGACCTTCGCTTCTTCAGGCGCGTGCTTTTTATAAGAAAAACTATCAATGCCGTCGTCATCGCCATCAAAAGCGTAGCTGATATTGTAGCTTTCGTTGTAAGTCAAAGCAAACTCCATACTTCCAGGGTAGACACCGTAGAAAATTTCGTTGTCATTAACGAGTTTTGAGTAATCAGTAACTTCGTCTAAAGCCTTGTCGTCAGCATATTCGCCACTCTTCCAAGTGCGAGCCATGACCTTGTTAATGCCAGAGACGCTAAATAGCCTTGCGTTAATATTCTCTACGTAGCCGTAGTCTTCGCCGTCAACACTTACAGCGTAGTCAATACAGTCAAATACATCTACTTTTTCTTTACTTGTTTTTTCTTCCTCTTTTTCTTCGCCTATAGGCTCCTTGCCCTCTTTAGTCTCAGGCACCGCATCTTGATTTGCGTCCGCTTCCTTGATTCCCTTATCTATGGCCTCCTCCTTGTTATTTCCTCCGCACGAGACCATAAACATGGATAGAGCGAGTAAAATTAATAATATTTTTTTCATATAAACCTCCTAAACTAGTTTATTGAAAGCCTTCTTTTGAAGATCATCAAGCCTTTCCTTGTTGCCCTTCGCCATAGCACCAGTAAAAGGCACCTCATAAAGCACCTTTGCTCCTAGATGAACTAAAGTGATGTTCGCCTTGCTGCTTTTATAATCCACAGTAAAATTTTCAATCTCCTCCCAAGGCATCAAAACAAAATTTCCCTTCACAGTGTTTGAAATTTCCTTCTCATATATGCCCTTCTCATTAAAGTACAACACAAAAGATCTAGCACCGTCCATAATGTAATACAATCTACTCAAAAATAATTTTAATAAACCCCTTTTAAAATCATTACGTTTTAGGGCAAATAAATAATTTTTATCGTCATTAAAATCTTCCTTGACCTTATCTGCGATTTCACTCGCAGTATTCATTAAAAGACCCACTTCTATACCTCCTACTTAAAAATAAATACTTCCTTGATGTCTTTGCCTAAGACCTTGCAAATCTTGTAGGCAGTCTCAAGACTTGGACTGATAGTTCCCGCTTCATATGCCATAATGGACCTTCTCTTTAAGTCCACCGCCTTGGCAAGCCTGTGCTGCGAAAGGCCCTGCTCCTTTCTAAATTCAGCGATTCTGTTTTCGATTATAACGTCCAAACTATCACCCCCCTTATAATTATGGTTACATTTATAGTACTAAATATGTTACATTTATAGTACCATAGTCATAGATCTTTGTCAATAGTTTTTTATAAAAATAAAAAGTGACCTAGATAAACTAAGTCACTGTGCTTATGGTTTTGAATGTTCGATTTTTATTTTTTATTTAAAGCTAATTAATTCTTCTTCTTTTAATTCATAAACAACTGTAGATTGCAACTCTCCAAGCTGATTTGTCCACGAGTCATAATCTACACGAATTTTCTTAAAGCCAAGCTTTTCATAAACGTGTTGAGCTCTTTTATTATTTAGATTTGTCGTTAGGAATATGGTCTTCGCACCCATTTTGAAAAGCTCTTCTATAAACAAAGTAAGTATTACTCGTCCAAGCCCCTTCTCTTGATAAGTGCTATCACATATCTTTATACCTATCTCGCATCTAGCATC comes from Fenollaria sporofastidiosus and encodes:
- the murC gene encoding UDP-N-acetylmuramate--L-alanine ligase, which codes for MGFFLKKHNIDNIFFIGIGGIGMSGLAELLIAEGCKVKGTDTGESQIIERLKKMGAVVYNKHEAKNVESSKVVVYTDAIRPDNPELIRAKELGLEIYDRASFLGEVMKLYPNSVCVSGTHGKTTTTSMIASITTHTQMDPTILLGGELDEIGGNIRIGKGNIIISEACEYKANILKYNPTMAMILNIDEDHLDFYKNIEDIIATFKKYADDVPSTGYVLYNKDDEHVLEAIKDVKAKTISFAVDADADYKAENITYDENGCANFDLVHNNQKTEIKLSILGKHNVYNALAAIAMANTYGASLEDIKKYILLYTGVHRRIETKGYIGSVRIIDDYAHHPTEIMATLEAVKKMSKGRIITIFQPHTYTRTQKLLQGFAEAFKRSDITIITDIYAAREKDTKLVHSKDLIKSMKEHGYDAMYISKFEDIENYLLDNLRDNDIILTVGAGNIYKLGEDLLKIKEGK
- a CDS encoding helix-turn-helix transcriptional regulator, whose translation is MDVIIENRIAEFRKEQGLSQHRLAKAVDLKRRSIMAYEAGTISPSLETAYKICKVLGKDIKEVFIFK
- a CDS encoding GNAT family N-acetyltransferase; this encodes MKIIYKDILIRNAVEADAAQLASWWNDGSVMAHAGFPNGVNTNEERIKGQIKNYTDLHRVLMIEYKGKAIGEMNYEFSDDARCEIGIKICDSTYQEKGLGRVILTLFIEELFKMGAKTIFLTTNLNNKRAQHVYEKLGFKKIRVDYDSWTNQLGELQSTVVYELKEEELISFK
- a CDS encoding alanine/glycine:cation symporter family protein, with the translated sequence MLNTYLAFKLEPIIKAINSVLWSKFLMYALLALGIFYTIYLGFPQITKIGLAFKYAFGGLFKKKDKTEVKDGEIKVNSFQALATAIAAQVGTGNIGGVATAVASGGPGAIFWMWVSGILGMSTIFAEAVLAQLYREERDGEPVGGPSYYISKGLKSKPLAIIFSITIILALGFVGNMVQSNSISLALSKAINVNALYIGIALAVLVGFVIIGGLKRITTMAELIVPFMAVIYIIGSGFILYVYRHHLHLVFRMVFTEAFSTQAVVGGMAGTVMKEAIKNGVARGLFSNEAGMGSTPHAHATANVKDPCIQGFVAMAGVVVDTIIICSITALVVIATEAHFSGEQSVAITQYAFKAAFGEPGSIFLAISLMFFAFTTIVGWYMFGEMNIRYLFKGKTAINVYRVLVLICIVVGSVFGASIIWDLADTFNGFMVIPNLIALFLLAPQVKKAYKGYVAKKKAGELD
- the spoVG gene encoding septation regulator SpoVG, with the translated sequence MTITDVRVRLVTKEGLNLKATASVTFDNAFVVHDIKVIEGKEGLFVAMPSRKVPNGPYKDIAHPINTETRADLEEKVYKAYEAALEDAKNEADEEILVMEEK
- a CDS encoding histidine kinase — translated: MGLLMNTASEIADKVKEDFNDDKNYLFALKRNDFKRGLLKLFLSRLYYIMDGARSFVLYFNEKGIYEKEISNTVKGNFVLMPWEEIENFTVDYKSSKANITLVHLGAKVLYEVPFTGAMAKGNKERLDDLQKKAFNKLV